A region of bacterium DNA encodes the following proteins:
- a CDS encoding aconitate hydratase, whose amino-acid sequence MIFDFDMIQRVYTALPAKVEAGRKLFGRPLTLTEKILCGHFAELPTEAPVRKKSYVNLSPDRVAMQDATAQMALLQFMSAGLPKTVVPSTVHCDHLIQARLGARADLARAQDENREVYDFLASVSNKYGIGFWKPGAGIIHQVVLENYAFPGGMMIGTDSHTPNAGGLGMIAIGVGGADAVDVMAGIPWELKWPGIIGVHLKGKMNGWTAAKDVILRVAGILTVKGGTNHIIEYFGEGARAISATGKATITNMGAEIGATTSLFPCDDRMATYLRATSRAEVAEAALRVAEHLMPDPEVLQAPEKYYDRVIEIDLATLEPHVNGPLTPDLARPVSQMAAAVKENGYPDEIKVALIGSCTNSSYEDIERAASVARQALDKGLKVKSKFTITPGSEQIRATIARDGQLQLLTAIGGKVLANACGPCIGMWSRDDITPGERNTIINSYNRNFAKRNDDNPNTLAFVASPEIVTAYALAGRLSFNPLTEALVNERGEEVKLEPPTGVELPAKGFDPGDSGYVAPAADGAQVQVIIAPNSDRLQALAPFPAWEGTDLLEMPVLVKAKGKCTTDHISPAGKWLKYRGHLDNISNNLFSGAINAFSGEPGRGRNVFSGEVKTFAEIAREYKEMMAKGKIAGWVAIGDENYGEGSSREHAAMEPRWLGGRAVITRSFARIHETNLKKQGLLALTFSNPADYDLIREDDRLAIVGLKAFAPGKPLKLIIHHADGTRQECELQHSYNETAIGWFRAGGALNLIGKAAA is encoded by the coding sequence ATGATTTTCGACTTCGACATGATTCAGCGCGTGTACACGGCACTGCCGGCAAAAGTGGAAGCCGGCCGCAAGTTGTTTGGCCGGCCTCTGACCTTGACCGAAAAGATTCTGTGCGGCCATTTTGCCGAACTGCCCACGGAAGCGCCCGTCCGCAAAAAATCCTACGTCAATCTCTCCCCTGATCGCGTCGCCATGCAGGACGCCACTGCGCAAATGGCGCTGCTGCAATTCATGAGCGCCGGTTTGCCCAAGACCGTAGTGCCCAGCACCGTGCATTGCGACCATCTCATTCAAGCCCGGCTGGGCGCGCGCGCGGATTTGGCACGGGCACAGGACGAGAACCGCGAGGTGTATGATTTTCTGGCGAGCGTTTCCAACAAGTATGGTATCGGCTTTTGGAAGCCGGGCGCCGGCATCATTCACCAAGTCGTGCTGGAGAATTACGCCTTTCCCGGCGGCATGATGATCGGCACGGATTCGCACACACCCAACGCCGGCGGCCTGGGCATGATCGCCATTGGCGTGGGCGGCGCGGATGCCGTGGACGTGATGGCCGGCATTCCGTGGGAATTGAAATGGCCCGGCATCATCGGCGTGCATCTCAAAGGCAAAATGAACGGTTGGACGGCCGCCAAGGATGTCATCCTGCGCGTGGCCGGCATTCTCACCGTGAAAGGCGGCACCAATCACATCATCGAATATTTCGGCGAAGGCGCCCGCGCCATCAGCGCCACCGGCAAGGCGACCATCACCAACATGGGCGCGGAGATCGGCGCCACCACTTCGCTATTTCCCTGCGATGATCGCATGGCCACGTACTTGCGCGCCACCAGTCGCGCCGAAGTGGCGGAAGCGGCGCTGCGCGTCGCCGAACACCTCATGCCTGATCCCGAAGTGCTGCAGGCGCCGGAGAAGTACTACGATCGCGTCATCGAGATCGATCTTGCCACGCTCGAGCCGCATGTGAACGGCCCGCTCACGCCGGATTTGGCGCGGCCGGTTTCGCAGATGGCTGCGGCCGTCAAGGAAAACGGCTACCCGGATGAGATCAAAGTGGCGTTGATCGGCAGTTGCACGAATTCTTCGTATGAAGACATCGAGCGCGCCGCCAGCGTGGCTCGCCAAGCCCTGGACAAGGGCCTCAAGGTCAAATCCAAGTTCACCATCACGCCCGGCTCCGAGCAGATTCGCGCCACCATTGCGCGCGACGGGCAGTTGCAGTTGCTCACGGCGATCGGTGGCAAGGTGCTGGCCAACGCCTGCGGCCCCTGCATCGGCATGTGGAGCCGTGATGACATCACGCCCGGCGAACGTAACACCATCATCAACTCCTACAACCGCAATTTCGCCAAGCGCAATGACGACAATCCCAACACGCTGGCGTTCGTCGCCAGCCCGGAGATTGTGACCGCCTATGCCTTGGCCGGCCGGCTTAGCTTCAATCCGCTCACCGAGGCGCTGGTGAATGAGCGGGGCGAAGAAGTAAAACTCGAACCGCCCACCGGCGTGGAGCTGCCCGCCAAGGGCTTTGATCCGGGGGACTCCGGCTACGTTGCGCCCGCGGCTGATGGCGCGCAGGTGCAAGTGATCATTGCGCCCAACAGTGACCGCTTGCAGGCGCTCGCGCCCTTTCCGGCATGGGAAGGCACGGATCTGCTGGAGATGCCGGTGCTGGTGAAGGCAAAAGGCAAATGCACCACCGATCACATCTCGCCCGCCGGCAAATGGCTGAAGTATCGCGGCCATCTCGACAATATTTCGAACAATCTCTTCAGCGGCGCGATCAACGCGTTTTCCGGCGAGCCGGGCAGGGGCCGCAATGTTTTCAGCGGCGAGGTGAAAACCTTTGCCGAGATTGCGCGTGAATACAAGGAAATGATGGCCAAAGGGAAGATTGCCGGCTGGGTCGCCATCGGCGATGAGAATTACGGCGAAGGCTCGTCGCGCGAGCATGCCGCCATGGAACCACGCTGGCTCGGCGGCCGCGCGGTGATCACGCGCAGCTTCGCGCGCATTCATGAAACCAATCTCAAGAAGCAGGGCCTCCTGGCGCTCACCTTCAGCAACCCGGCGGATTATGATTTGATTCGCGAAGACGACCGCCTCGCGATCGTGGGACTGAAGGCATTCGCGCCCGGCAAACCGCTCAAGCTGATCATTCATCATGCAGACGGCACCCGGCAGGAATGTGAGCTGCAGCACTCCTACAATGAGACGGCCATTGGTTGGTTCCGTGCCGGCGGCGCATTGAATCTGATCGGCAAAGCCGCGGCGTGA
- a CDS encoding MTH1187 family thiamine-binding protein, with protein sequence MLAEFRIVPLGSGEETKELIAKTLAIVEKSELDYQLTAMGTLLEGEWDEILFVIQKCHEEIKKSAQRVVTEITIDDRKDLTGRLKGNVLEVEYVLGKSLQTGGLT encoded by the coding sequence ATGCTAGCCGAGTTTCGCATCGTTCCCCTGGGCAGCGGGGAAGAGACTAAAGAGTTGATTGCCAAGACCCTGGCCATTGTCGAGAAGAGTGAATTGGATTATCAATTGACGGCCATGGGCACGCTGCTCGAGGGTGAGTGGGATGAGATTCTGTTTGTCATCCAGAAGTGCCATGAAGAGATCAAGAAGTCGGCCCAACGGGTTGTCACGGAAATCACCATTGATGATCGCAAAGACCTGACCGGCCGGTTGAAAGGCAATGTATTGGAGGTGGAATACGTGCTGGGCAAGTCGCTGCAAACCGGCGGATTGACCTGA
- a CDS encoding phosphodiester glycosidase family protein, whose amino-acid sequence MSSREVGPGVKHYRIYREAGPWAIAVVDFNYRHPALRLETVRAADQGLELTSRMASREDRSGSRVVAALNGDFFTAQGRPLNLQIRNGEIVHGAYPRSVLAVSRAQEPVITVTELSGQVVTRRNGSHRLAGVNRERRANELIMYNRFFGNRTNTNRHGQELTLRLLVTFALNDTVPAVVASLPTPQGNSIISDSLYVLSAHGTAAAWMARALAAGDTVRLIWQASNLPFPPAAAIGGTPRLIRDGAISIENEREFNREGFASERHPRTAVGFDEANQRMYFVVVDGRQPGYSIGMTLPELAAFLRELGCTQAINLDGGGSSTLVVRGEVVNRPSDLAGERPVANALLLLCSAVGSSPAYLRISPPRVEALTSDSVRFKISLTDSFFNPIAIAPNEIIWRVPAALEKSNAPGQFWAGTKVDSGFVVVKNGVISDSAWVVVHQPAGLELELDPTQASLKPGQARLLLAHIRTTSGRRLPLAGQRLRWELQPEGSTISAGGMMVAAAPGSYRVTATYRSAAVTLTAAAEVVVEADGKQP is encoded by the coding sequence ATGTCCTCGCGCGAGGTGGGCCCCGGCGTGAAACATTACCGCATCTATCGTGAGGCCGGGCCCTGGGCCATCGCAGTGGTGGACTTCAATTATCGCCATCCCGCGCTCCGGCTCGAAACCGTTCGCGCGGCAGACCAAGGCTTGGAATTGACCAGCCGCATGGCGAGCCGCGAAGACCGCAGCGGCAGCCGCGTGGTGGCGGCCCTCAACGGTGACTTCTTCACCGCGCAAGGTCGCCCTCTCAATTTGCAGATTCGCAACGGCGAGATCGTGCACGGCGCGTATCCGCGCTCGGTGTTGGCGGTCAGCCGGGCGCAGGAGCCGGTGATCACGGTGACGGAGCTCAGTGGGCAGGTGGTGACGCGGCGCAACGGCAGCCATCGCCTGGCCGGTGTCAATCGCGAACGCCGCGCAAATGAATTGATCATGTATAACCGGTTCTTCGGAAACCGGACCAACACCAATCGGCACGGCCAGGAGTTGACCTTGCGCCTGCTCGTGACATTCGCGCTCAATGACACAGTGCCGGCCGTGGTGGCTTCGTTGCCCACGCCGCAGGGCAACAGCATAATCAGCGACAGCCTGTATGTTCTCTCGGCGCACGGCACGGCAGCGGCATGGATGGCGCGCGCGCTGGCCGCCGGCGACACGGTGAGGCTCATCTGGCAGGCTTCGAATCTGCCTTTTCCACCGGCTGCCGCGATCGGCGGCACTCCGCGGTTGATCCGCGATGGCGCTATCTCGATCGAAAACGAGAGGGAATTCAACCGCGAGGGGTTTGCCAGCGAACGTCATCCCCGCACGGCGGTGGGCTTCGATGAAGCAAACCAGCGCATGTATTTTGTCGTGGTGGATGGCCGGCAACCGGGCTACAGCATCGGGATGACGCTGCCGGAATTGGCGGCCTTTCTCCGCGAGCTGGGCTGCACCCAGGCCATCAATCTCGATGGTGGCGGTTCGAGCACGCTGGTGGTGCGCGGTGAAGTGGTCAACCGTCCCAGTGATCTCGCCGGTGAGCGGCCGGTGGCCAATGCGCTGCTGCTGCTTTGTTCTGCGGTTGGCAGCTCACCAGCTTATCTGAGAATATCGCCGCCGCGCGTCGAAGCGTTGACCAGCGATTCCGTGCGCTTCAAAATCTCACTGACGGACAGCTTCTTCAATCCGATTGCAATTGCGCCGAATGAAATCATCTGGCGCGTGCCGGCCGCGCTGGAAAAAAGCAATGCGCCGGGGCAATTTTGGGCGGGAACAAAAGTGGACTCCGGCTTTGTGGTGGTGAAGAATGGCGTGATCAGCGACTCAGCGTGGGTCGTGGTGCATCAGCCGGCAGGGCTTGAGCTTGAGCTTGATCCAACCCAGGCCAGCTTGAAGCCGGGGCAGGCGCGACTGCTCCTGGCCCACATCAGAACCACCAGCGGCAGGCGCCTGCCGCTGGCGGGCCAGCGGCTGCGTTGGGAACTGCAACCTGAAGGCAGCACGATTTCAGCCGGCGGCATGATGGTCGCCGCGGCTCCGGGCTCTTATCGCGTGACCGCGACTTACCGGAGTGCGGCGGTGACGCTTACAGCGGCCGCAGAAGTTGTCGTGGAAGCGGACGGCAAACAGCCGTGA
- a CDS encoding DUF4276 family protein, with translation MPTIVPIVEGHSEVESVPVLLRRLLAELRRLDVTIAHPVRIGRLKILRPGELERALRYARFRTEGCDAILVVLDADDDAPCKLGPQLVTLAGQTLAELPCKVVLAKRELESWFLGSIESLRGKRGIADDAEPVEDPEAPRDAKGRLVQLMTVGRTYVEVDDQPALAAIFDMQMARRRCPSFDKLVRDVQALLEQLQRLDFV, from the coding sequence GTGCCCACGATTGTCCCCATTGTCGAGGGGCATTCTGAAGTGGAATCCGTCCCAGTGCTGTTACGCAGGCTCCTGGCGGAACTGCGCCGCCTCGATGTCACCATCGCGCATCCCGTTCGAATTGGACGCCTCAAGATTTTGCGTCCCGGCGAGCTCGAACGCGCTCTACGCTATGCGCGCTTTCGTACAGAAGGATGCGACGCGATCCTGGTTGTGCTCGACGCCGATGATGATGCTCCCTGCAAGTTGGGGCCACAGTTGGTGACGCTTGCCGGCCAAACATTGGCAGAACTGCCGTGCAAAGTTGTTTTGGCGAAAAGAGAGCTTGAAAGCTGGTTTCTTGGCAGCATCGAATCGTTGCGCGGCAAACGCGGCATTGCCGACGATGCTGAGCCTGTCGAAGACCCCGAGGCGCCGCGCGACGCCAAGGGCCGCTTGGTGCAACTCATGACGGTCGGCCGAACCTATGTCGAAGTGGACGACCAACCCGCCCTCGCCGCAATCTTTGATATGCAAATGGCTCGGCGAAGATGCCCTTCCTTCGACAAGTTGGTGCGGGACGTGCAGGCTTTGCTCGAGCAACTTCAGCGCTTGGACTTTGTTTGA
- a CDS encoding AAA family ATPase codes for MVRPYLKRIQIRNYKNIAATVVDLQPGLTVLVGPNGAGKSNFVDALSFVADCLNYSIHLAFRNRGGAAAVRRKSERRPGNLGLRFIIVLGDDGWADYAFEVTFRTGGAFEVATERCVVVPVFGQRHEFEAKNGVFTKQVPDIRPRLEPDRLALTILSATEEFRPVFDFLSSIRRYNLRPESIRELQDPDQGEGTNLLPDGRNAAAVLRRIMESGGKNGQNYERICHLLSRVVPGVVKVEPQPLGQKETLRFAQQATENRKWDFEALNMSDGTLRALGILLAVYQPQAAALLAIEEPESTIHPGAAEILTDILLDGTNRSQVVITTHSPEVLDNKKITEDQVLVAEAAEGIAQITPLPFGAKEAIRQKLYSVGELLRSGEVRVDRDLAKQRAQQVDLFAELEGI; via the coding sequence ATGGTGCGGCCATATTTGAAACGAATCCAGATCCGCAATTACAAGAACATTGCGGCAACCGTCGTCGATCTTCAACCCGGGTTGACTGTTTTGGTTGGGCCGAATGGCGCTGGCAAAAGCAACTTTGTTGACGCGCTGTCGTTTGTGGCCGACTGCCTCAACTACTCCATTCATTTGGCTTTCAGAAACCGCGGCGGAGCTGCAGCCGTGCGGCGCAAGTCCGAACGGCGGCCGGGCAACCTCGGCTTGCGCTTCATCATCGTTCTTGGCGATGACGGTTGGGCAGACTATGCTTTTGAGGTCACATTTCGCACTGGAGGCGCGTTCGAGGTGGCAACCGAGCGCTGCGTCGTCGTGCCTGTGTTCGGACAGCGCCACGAATTCGAAGCAAAGAATGGCGTGTTTACCAAGCAGGTGCCTGATATTCGACCGCGCCTCGAACCGGACCGCCTGGCGTTGACCATCCTCTCAGCCACAGAAGAATTCCGGCCGGTATTCGATTTTCTGAGCAGTATTCGCCGTTATAATTTGCGCCCCGAAAGCATTCGGGAATTGCAGGATCCCGATCAGGGCGAAGGGACGAATCTGCTGCCTGATGGAAGAAACGCTGCCGCCGTCTTGCGGCGGATCATGGAGAGCGGCGGCAAGAACGGCCAGAACTATGAACGCATCTGTCATCTCCTGAGCAGGGTTGTACCCGGCGTTGTGAAAGTTGAGCCACAACCGCTCGGCCAGAAAGAGACGCTGCGATTCGCCCAGCAAGCGACAGAAAACAGGAAGTGGGATTTTGAAGCCTTGAACATGTCAGATGGAACGCTGCGGGCCTTGGGAATTCTGCTCGCCGTTTATCAGCCGCAAGCAGCGGCCCTTCTTGCCATTGAAGAACCGGAGTCCACGATTCATCCCGGTGCTGCCGAAATTCTGACGGATATTCTCCTGGATGGCACAAATCGTTCCCAAGTCGTCATAACGACGCACAGTCCCGAGGTCTTGGACAACAAGAAGATCACAGAAGACCAGGTTCTTGTCGCGGAGGCAGCGGAGGGAATCGCACAAATTACTCCTCTGCCCTTCGGTGCAAAAGAGGCGATCCGGCAAAAGCTGTACTCTGTCGGAGAATTGCTGCGCAGTGGAGAAGTGCGGGTGGATCGTGACCTTGCCAAACAACGCGCCCAACAGGTCGATCTGTTCGCTGAATTGGAGGGAATCTGA
- a CDS encoding D-aminoacylase: MILRCLLCCLLLLMAFSPPTKYDVVIRNGMIYDGSGAEPYAGDVAINADTIAVLGRIENAAAAREIDARGLAVAPGFINMLSWATVSLLEDGRSQSDLRQGVTLEIFGEGWSEGPLNEKMKQEVLEQQGDIRYEVSWTTLGEYLNYLEQRGISTNVASFVGATTVRIHELGYENRPPTAAELERMKALVRQAMAEGALGVSSSLIYAPAFYAQTEELIELCKVASEYDGLYISHLRSEGNRLLEAVEELLHIARSAGLPAEIYHLKAAGQSNWHKLDEVIAKIEAARAQGLRITADMYNYTAGATGLDAAMPPWVQEGGYHAWAQRLRDPALRRRVLAEMTTPSDEWENLMLHAGPENVLLVGFKADSLKYLTGQSLAEVAQRRGKAPAETAMDLVIQDGSRVEAVYFLMSEENLKKQMRLPWMSFCSDAASQAPEGNFLKSSVHPRAYGSFARLLGKYVRQEGVITLPEAIRRLTALPAANLGLPRRGLLARGNFADVVIFDPAVIQDHATYAQPQQYATGVVHVFVNGTQVLRDGEHTGARPGRVVRGRGAQGR, from the coding sequence ATGATCCTGCGTTGCCTGCTTTGTTGCCTGCTGCTGCTCATGGCGTTCTCGCCGCCGACCAAGTATGATGTCGTCATCCGCAACGGCATGATTTACGATGGCAGCGGCGCAGAGCCGTATGCCGGTGACGTGGCCATCAATGCCGATACCATTGCCGTACTCGGCCGGATCGAGAACGCGGCCGCCGCGCGGGAAATCGACGCCCGCGGCCTGGCGGTGGCGCCCGGCTTCATCAACATGTTGAGTTGGGCCACGGTCAGCCTGCTCGAAGACGGCCGCTCGCAGAGCGACCTCCGCCAGGGCGTGACGCTGGAGATTTTCGGCGAAGGATGGTCGGAAGGTCCGCTCAACGAGAAGATGAAGCAGGAGGTACTCGAACAACAGGGCGACATTCGCTATGAGGTAAGCTGGACTACACTCGGCGAATACTTGAACTACCTCGAGCAACGCGGCATTTCCACGAATGTGGCCTCTTTCGTGGGCGCCACCACGGTACGCATCCACGAACTCGGCTATGAGAACCGGCCGCCTACCGCGGCTGAGCTCGAGCGCATGAAGGCGCTCGTGCGGCAGGCGATGGCGGAGGGCGCATTGGGCGTGTCCTCTTCGTTGATCTACGCGCCCGCATTCTACGCGCAGACCGAGGAGTTGATCGAGTTGTGCAAAGTCGCATCGGAATATGACGGTCTCTACATCTCGCACTTGCGCAGCGAAGGCAACCGCTTGCTCGAGGCGGTGGAGGAGTTGCTGCACATCGCACGCAGCGCCGGTTTGCCTGCGGAGATTTATCATTTGAAAGCCGCCGGCCAGAGCAACTGGCACAAGCTCGATGAAGTAATCGCCAAGATTGAAGCTGCCCGCGCCCAGGGTTTGCGCATTACAGCGGACATGTACAACTACACCGCCGGCGCCACCGGCCTGGATGCCGCGATGCCGCCGTGGGTGCAGGAGGGCGGCTACCACGCCTGGGCGCAACGCTTGCGAGATCCTGCGCTGCGCCGTCGCGTGTTGGCAGAGATGACCACGCCCAGCGATGAATGGGAAAATCTCATGCTGCATGCCGGCCCGGAGAATGTTCTGCTGGTGGGATTCAAGGCGGATTCGTTGAAATATCTCACTGGGCAATCGCTGGCAGAAGTAGCGCAGCGACGCGGCAAAGCGCCGGCGGAAACCGCCATGGACCTTGTTATCCAAGATGGCAGCCGCGTCGAGGCGGTCTATTTTCTCATGTCCGAGGAGAATCTCAAGAAGCAGATGCGGCTGCCGTGGATGAGCTTTTGCTCGGATGCCGCCTCGCAGGCGCCGGAGGGGAATTTCCTGAAATCGAGTGTGCATCCACGCGCGTACGGCAGCTTCGCGCGGTTGCTGGGGAAGTATGTGCGGCAGGAGGGCGTGATCACTTTGCCGGAGGCGATCCGGCGGTTGACCGCGCTGCCGGCGGCCAATCTCGGATTGCCGCGCCGGGGCCTGCTGGCGCGCGGCAATTTTGCCGACGTGGTGATATTCGATCCGGCAGTCATTCAAGATCATGCCACCTACGCTCAGCCGCAGCAATACGCCACCGGCGTGGTGCATGTTTTCGTCAACGGCACGCAGGTGTTGCGTGATGGCGAGCACACCGGCGCGCGACCGGGGCGTGTGGTGCGCGGGCGGGGCGCGCAGGGAAGGTGA